The Hippoglossus hippoglossus isolate fHipHip1 chromosome 19, fHipHip1.pri, whole genome shotgun sequence genome has a segment encoding these proteins:
- the tmem130 gene encoding transmembrane protein 130 isoform X1: MERKNAFWIVMLLLPVLLGVAETTGPLSDLENIAGKLVFYQTEGNATYVRDMGDLASDVPTETMFELFDPQRNFSRSKFTYTWDLGNGEVIQGTEPVVRYHYPESGNYTLRLKVGVNVTKYTPAITGVYSTDVQVLDAIKNIELRSPSDYEVAQDSSLAFHVDGSPPMWVCWRFLPYCVPDIMGGCTLTMLYENTLRLNHTFTSAGIHCLDISVRNEISKLQTSFSLYVKRNSNPHLLFMLSCAAVLIATFSFIAVIACRKRTQQIPVSSNALYLKNPESDGQSTILFKFSNLERGEKEPLLLQCGTQYFS; encoded by the exons ATGGAAAG AAAAAATGCCTTCTGGATCGTGATGCTTCTTCTCCCGGTGCTCCTGGGTGTGGCAGAGACTACGGGCCCTTTGTCAGATTTAG aaaatattgcCGGGAAGCTGGTTTTCTATCAGACGGAGGGAAATGCCACCTATGTGAGAGACATGGGAGATCTGGCGTCAGATGTTCCCACAGAGACCATGTTTGAACTCTTCGATCCCCAGAGGAATTTCAGCAGATCTAAATTCACCTATACGTGGGATTTAGGCAACGG AGAAGTGATCCAGGGGACAGAGCCGGTTGTCCGCTACCATTACCCAGAGTCAGGGAACTACACACTGCGGCTGAAAGTGGGAGTCAACGTGACCAAATACACTCCAGCAATCACTGGGGTCTACTCCACAGACGTCCAAGTGCTCG atgCCATCAAAAACATTGAGCTGAGGAGCCCTTCAGATTACGAGGTGGCTCAGGACTCCAGTTTGGCTTTTCACGTTGATGGAAG tccTCCTATGTGGGTGTGCTGGCGCTTCCTGCCCTACTGTGTGCCGGACATCATGGGCGGCTGCACACTGACCATGTTGTATGAAAACACGCTGAGGCTGAACCACACCTTCACCTCGGCCGGCATCCACTGCCTGGACATCAGTGTCCGCAATGAAATCAGCAAACTGCAGACCTCCTTCAGTCTCTATGTCAAGAGGAACA GCAACCCGCACCTCCTCTTCATGCTGTCATGTGCTGCCGTCCTCATCGCCACTTTCTCCTTCATCGCTGTCATCGCCTGCCGCAAGAGAACACAG CAGATTCCTGTGTCCAGCAACGCTTTATACCTGAAGAATCCAGAGTCAGACGGCCAGAGCACGATTCTCTTTAAATTCTCCAacctggagagaggagagaaggagccGCTCCTCCTGCAGTGTGGGACTCAATACTTCTCCTAA
- the tmem130 gene encoding transmembrane protein 130 isoform X2 — MERKNAFWIVMLLLPVLLGVAETTGPLSDLENIAGKLVFYQTEGNATYVRDMGDLASDVPTETMFELFDPQRNFSRSKFTYTWDLGNGEVIQGTEPVVRYHYPESGNYTLRLKVGVNVTKYTPAITGVYSTDVQVLDAIKNIELRSPSDYEVAQDSSLAFHVDGSPPMWVCWRFLPYCVPDIMGGCTLTMLYENTLRLNHTFTSAGIHCLDISVRNEISKLQTSFSLYVKRNSNPHLLFMLSCAAVLIATFSFIAVIACRKRTQIPVSSNALYLKNPESDGQSTILFKFSNLERGEKEPLLLQCGTQYFS; from the exons ATGGAAAG AAAAAATGCCTTCTGGATCGTGATGCTTCTTCTCCCGGTGCTCCTGGGTGTGGCAGAGACTACGGGCCCTTTGTCAGATTTAG aaaatattgcCGGGAAGCTGGTTTTCTATCAGACGGAGGGAAATGCCACCTATGTGAGAGACATGGGAGATCTGGCGTCAGATGTTCCCACAGAGACCATGTTTGAACTCTTCGATCCCCAGAGGAATTTCAGCAGATCTAAATTCACCTATACGTGGGATTTAGGCAACGG AGAAGTGATCCAGGGGACAGAGCCGGTTGTCCGCTACCATTACCCAGAGTCAGGGAACTACACACTGCGGCTGAAAGTGGGAGTCAACGTGACCAAATACACTCCAGCAATCACTGGGGTCTACTCCACAGACGTCCAAGTGCTCG atgCCATCAAAAACATTGAGCTGAGGAGCCCTTCAGATTACGAGGTGGCTCAGGACTCCAGTTTGGCTTTTCACGTTGATGGAAG tccTCCTATGTGGGTGTGCTGGCGCTTCCTGCCCTACTGTGTGCCGGACATCATGGGCGGCTGCACACTGACCATGTTGTATGAAAACACGCTGAGGCTGAACCACACCTTCACCTCGGCCGGCATCCACTGCCTGGACATCAGTGTCCGCAATGAAATCAGCAAACTGCAGACCTCCTTCAGTCTCTATGTCAAGAGGAACA GCAACCCGCACCTCCTCTTCATGCTGTCATGTGCTGCCGTCCTCATCGCCACTTTCTCCTTCATCGCTGTCATCGCCTGCCGCAAGAGAACACAG ATTCCTGTGTCCAGCAACGCTTTATACCTGAAGAATCCAGAGTCAGACGGCCAGAGCACGATTCTCTTTAAATTCTCCAacctggagagaggagagaaggagccGCTCCTCCTGCAGTGTGGGACTCAATACTTCTCCTAA